The DNA sequence gaaaaaaaattggaaagtgtttttggaattttcggaggcggaaaaatttttgggaggaaaattgatgaaatttttgggTTCCTAAGTAATTTTCCTAAagaatgagtaccaacaacgGTATGTTTTGAAAAAGTCGAAATCTGTtgatttaatcattatttaaaaatcagtatttttgGGTTTATGAACTTTTCTTCGAATATTGTggtgtgggtactcaaactaaAGGGAATGTAATTTTGTATCAAGTTTTGATATGAAAATTCTATTAAACATAAGTGTAATGAAAACAAACCGTAATTATACAGAaatggtaatttaattttcaggaGTGCCAACCGGAATTCCTTCACGACCTAGTTCTAAAAATGAAAGCCTACATCTTCACACCGGGTGATTCAATCTGCCGGAAGGGTGAAGTCGCCCGAGAGATGTTCATAATAGCTGACGGCATTTTAGAAGTTATCTCTGAGACCGGTCGGGTCCTAACTACTATGAAAGCCGGTGATTTTTTTGGTGAAATTGGCATCTTAAATCTCGACGGTCTaaacaagtaattaatttacccTTTCTTTCATCCCTAATTTAttcttctacttttttaaaacccCTGACTTAAATTCCAATCCTCATATttcctcaaaaaatttttatctcaaagTTTAGTGAGTCTAGCGCCCTCTACCTCGAGTTAATTAtgcagataaaatttattaacaatttaaaaaatttttgaaattttccagaCGTACCGCCGACGTTCGTTCTGTCGGCTACTCGGAACTATTCAGTCTTTCCCGAGAGGATGTACTGGCCGCGATGAAAGACTACCCCGAGGCACAAGAAATCCTGCAGAACCTTGGCAGAAAACGGCTGATGGAAGCCCAGCGTGTCGCGCGCCTCTACCGGGCCCCGGTGTCACCAGGTCATGATTCATCAGACAACAGCACCAGCAAACGGATAGTCTCGAAACTAAAGAGCGACGTGAGAAATCTCAAGACCGTTTTACGCAAGAGCCGAAGGGCAACGCGGCCAGAAGAAGCCATGGAGTTGCAGCCATTGACATCGAAGGTCCCGCCACTACGTCGACAGAATAAAGTCGACGTCGAAGACAGAATCGAGACTGTAGCAGCCGTCGAACCTCCAGTATCACCTCTCGGTGCGGGGTTACCCCTTCTTTCACGCCTTCGTCTTCTTAAAGAAAAACATGACCGTGAAGAGCGACGCCATCTTGTTGACCATCCTCCTGACCGTCCACCAGAGCCAGTAAATTTAACCGCAAAACCCGAAGATTTGAATCCTATGAATCCAAATTTGCCTCTGCTGCAGAGGATTCTGTTGCTGAAGAATAAAACAGAACCTGAACCAGTCGATAAAGAAATTTCTAAAGACTCCAAGGTCAGTAAAGaaggtaaaattttgaaagaaaaactTTTGCCTAAAAAAGTGGAGGTTGCGCCCAAAAAAACAGATCTCGCTTGTGTGGATAACACCAACGAAGCCAAGCGGCCGTGGGAAATGCTGAAGGATGCGTCGATAAGTACGGCAACTGTGTTATCGAGCGTGCAGAGCCAGCAGGTGGTAAAGAAGACCCCGAAGGTGGTAAAGAAGGAATCGCAAAGGCAAAGTCTCGTGCAGATAAGGCAGCAAACTAAAATGTACTCGTCTGTTGATGACTTATCACCAGAGTACTGCGGGTTACCTTTTGTTAAGAAGTTGAAGATTTTGAATGAAAGGCAAAAGTTGGCGGAACTTGAAAGAGCCGTCAGAAGCTCGAGTTTAGATGCCGGTGAGGTCGCGGAAGCAGAGTTCGATGGTAATTTAACGAGGAGTCATTCTGAGGCTTGCGCTATTGAGTATACGAGAAAATTGGCGAAATTTAataaggtaatttttttagcgggatcTTTTCCTTGGATTTTAAaacgggaaaaattttaagttttcgcgggaattttaatttgaatttgaaaatttaaattttggcggggattttaatttgaatttgagcggaatttaatttttgggaaaaagtttttatttgaatttaggcgggaaattttgaaaattcaaataattaaatcaattttacaGGAACATGGAAGTATTCGAACAGATTCATTGTCACCAGAGAATGAAACACTCGAGAggcgaaatttgaaaagtatattaaaaaaattatctgctgGAAGTCGTGCCGACAGCTCAGAGACGACGATAACACCAGATCCAGAATTAGTGACCGCGGAATTGAAAAAGTTGATGCGTGCGCCGACGATCGAGGGGTACGCGGCGCGACACTCTAAATTATCAAAGAGTGTCACGTTTAATTACACAATGCAAAGTCCACCGTCGGAATCTTCAGGGGCCAATATCGACTTGACTGGAGAAAGCAGTGGGAGTACTGACGGGCGAATGGAAGAACTAAAGGGTGGAGATATATCGTTACCAAAGCCCAAGAAATATAGTATCCGTCCTCTTGGTAGCGGTGATATCATTAAAATGCTTTCGAGACCTGAAGACGAGTATTTGGGCGATTTGGTCACTGGGATTAAAAATGTTGTACATAAGAGGATGGTGagttattttcaattgtttactaaatatagtcatgtgggtactcaaataAGCGGAAATTTACTGATTAGTCTAATAATAGCAATTTTTTtgacgaaaataaatttttgaaaatttaaaaaatttgaattttactttttttgacattCAGCATGTGGGTACTTAATCTAGAGGAAATTTACTGCTGACTAAGAATCTTATGCCGATtaggcaaaaaaaataaagtttttaaaaaattcaattttcaaatcttgaaatttttttgtttttgaaatatatcgatgtgggtactccATCGATCGGAAATTTACCGACGTGACTAATGGCagtattctttttttcaaaaaaaaataattgtaaaatctATAATCTCATTTTAGGAGGCGTTGCAGAATAAATTTGCTCACCAATTTTCCTCATTGGAGCTCGAAATCCACAAACGAGATCAACTGATAACTCAACTGCAGTCCCGAATCTACGAACTCGAGCGACTGAACCCCAACCGGTCAAGCAGCGGGAACGATAACGCAGATTCTGGTGACGATAGTACCGACCTTGACGTCTCTCTCGACGACGACACTCTTCGAGACCACGACGAGCATCCATTTATGAGAGACGGCTCAGTTGATACAGTATTAGGCGCTGCTCGATCGTCACTTACTCGTTCTTCCATACCGACCGCAGAGCAGCGCTGCCGGAAAAGGAGATCCTGGGAAGAACATTCTGAGGAAGAAACCCTCCAGCTCCAAGATCTACCCAGATCAATATCTCCTCAGAGTCTGTGGCGCGAAGGAGTCGTAATCGATATCGAAAGCTCCGACGACGACAGACCCCGAAGATGCGCGAGCGAATCCGCGGCTGACGACGAGGAAGATTCGATCGACAGTGACAAGGGCCCGAATAATTGGGAGCTCAAAATGTTGGCCGAGcaattaaagaaaagaaaacgCAGTCATGAGACTCCAAGTCCTGGCTCCTAGCGCATTAATcgaattattagtatttttagttactcaaaaatttataaaatttttaataataataataatagtgtcGGTGAATTGAATGTTTTCCAGATTTTCGAAACTAGATATACTGATAACTGCCGTAATTTATCATTCAACGGTTTAAATGGTTGTAATGAGACCATTATATCATccattaattgattaatcagTCAATTAATCGATCGActcacaattttattaattttttattgttttatattgaCTTTTAAAAGGAAGAGCTCGAAGTgtaaaacgaattttaaattttttactttgattaATCGGCTGATTAACTGATTAATTGAGCGATTAATCGACTGATTAACagaatttttctataattctTCGACTTTTTAGTTAACGTCTTAAAAGTGTGACTTGGAAtgactttatttttcataaaaaaatattaatcaattttgattaattgattaacGTTATGATTAATCGATCGATCAAATtcgtgtttttatttttgctcgAAAACTCGGATATGATGAGGCGACAAGATAAATTAGGCAACgttgaattaatttagtaaattaattaacccaTTAATCGGGCTATTAATCAgtcgattaattaataatactgcattaatttaataaattttttttaactagaGAGTAATTAATGCACAATtgcaaacaaattttttaaaagtaaataaaagtaattaattaatagttaatgattaatttattaatgattaatcgAATGAATgagagttttaataataaagaaatcgGTTTTATCGTTATTCATTTCGTATGTAAATACTCACTGGTGCCTgagagatatatatataatatataattaaattaatttattaattaattattaatgattaattaacgattaaagtaatttaatatcgcgttaataattgatattaatttattaattgaatttatagatcaaacataaataaatatatataatattaacgAATAAAACGAATTTAGACTACGATCTActatctaattaatttaattaatcaattaattaattaatttttttatgtagattaatatttaaattttttcaaataaacaaatttttaaaatatttcatagaaaaatattgagcTGGGAGTAAAAAGAAGCGgcagggatttttttttttaattaaaaaaaattaattattgattaatataaatatatatgaatatataaatagagatatatttaaaaataaagtcgaAAGTTTATTAAGTAGcgatgt is a window from the Microplitis demolitor isolate Queensland-Clemson2020A chromosome 4, iyMicDemo2.1a, whole genome shotgun sequence genome containing:
- the LOC103574680 gene encoding uncharacterized protein LOC103574680 — protein: MKLSVSAYRAQASAHKKILCNYQQQLSYGATTHQSSTVRTPSDPAALLSGLKVDRTENEEIQGGSLTATSALASGSRMGAGLDSGSSAPSSAQHSQATSREEEDDEEESSSRPSGNSGSRSSGIQQRSGLIRRPSLRKSISNGHDYDSNSNSLDSNSNSNSNSIESADPLPIPENPRRQRSSRGSQKWSNVRAVVALYSSLRKIKRTKSNQRWMKLRTTVQLSSAIQTIQKKPPLKREDSFLKRFSTRQIPESQETLDAGENDGDPTNKDSNRGKRPRKPQRPPRTVVNPDENFYYYWLMLLSICVLYNLWTLIVRQSLPELQELSPWAWKSCDWFTDVIFYLDLGIQFRTGYLEQGLMVYNSRKLAGHYIKSKSFILDLVTILPLDLLQFQFGDNPMLRFPRFFKLYRVYNYYYMVESRTVYPNLWRVLNLIHILLILAHWFGCFYYLLSEAEDFQGDWVYPYRPGEYATLTRKYLGSLYWSTLTLTTIGDLPTPETNAEYVFTIVSYLIGVFIFATIVGQVGNVITNRNANRLEFERLLDGAKTYMRHHKVPGGMKRRVLRWYDYSWSRGRIQGGGDINTALGLLPDKLKTELALHVNLSVLKKVTIFQECQPEFLHDLVLKMKAYIFTPGDSICRKGEVAREMFIIADGILEVISETGRVLTTMKAGDFFGEIGILNLDGLNKRTADVRSVGYSELFSLSREDVLAAMKDYPEAQEILQNLGRKRLMEAQRVARLYRAPVSPGHDSSDNSTSKRIVSKLKSDVRNLKTVLRKSRRATRPEEAMELQPLTSKVPPLRRQNKVDVEDRIETVAAVEPPVSPLGAGLPLLSRLRLLKEKHDREERRHLVDHPPDRPPEPVNLTAKPEDLNPMNPNLPLLQRILLLKNKTEPEPVDKEISKDSKVSKEGKILKEKLLPKKVEVAPKKTDLACVDNTNEAKRPWEMLKDASISTATVLSSVQSQQVVKKTPKVVKKESQRQSLVQIRQQTKMYSSVDDLSPEYCGLPFVKKLKILNERQKLAELERAVRSSSLDAGEVAEAEFDGNLTRSHSEACAIEYTRKLAKFNKEHGSIRTDSLSPENETLERRNLKSILKKLSAGSRADSSETTITPDPELVTAELKKLMRAPTIEGYAARHSKLSKSVTFNYTMQSPPSESSGANIDLTGESSGSTDGRMEELKGGDISLPKPKKYSIRPLGSGDIIKMLSRPEDEYLGDLVTGIKNVVHKRMEALQNKFAHQFSSLELEIHKRDQLITQLQSRIYELERLNPNRSSSGNDNADSGDDSTDLDVSLDDDTLRDHDEHPFMRDGSVDTVLGAARSSLTRSSIPTAEQRCRKRRSWEEHSEEETLQLQDLPRSISPQSLWREGVVIDIESSDDDRPRRCASESAADDEEDSIDSDKGPNNWELKMLAEQLKKRKRSHETPSPGS